CCCTTCGATCATCTGGTGGTATTCGCGCCCGCCAACGATTCGCAACTGTGCGTGGAACCGGTGACCAACACCACCGATTGCTTCAACGTGGACGGCATGCGGGAGCAGGTGGGCGGCTGCGTGTTGCAGCCCGGCGAGGAGATTGCGGCGACGCTAACCTGGACGCCGCGCAGGGGCTAGTTCACTCCACCCGCAACCGCGCCATATACGGCAAATGATCGGACAGCCACGCGGTTTCCTGCGTCGGCTGGATCCATTCGACCGGCGCCATCCCGCGCACGAACATCTTGTCGAGCGCGAGCGCGGGGGAGAAGGCCGGGAAGGTGCGGCCGGATTCGCCGAGCAGCGTGGCCACTTCCTGCAGGCCGTGTTCGGCGAAGAGCGGCACGGAGTCGTTACGCCAGTCGTTGAAATCGCCGGCCAGCACCAGCGGGCCCTCCGGTGCTTCCTTCGCGATCCAGTGCGCGATCCAGCTCATCTGCCGCAAGCGCGCCGAGCGCGTGAGCGCAAGATGCGCGCACAGCAGCGTCACGGAATGACCGCCGAAGGTCGCTCGCGCCACCAGCAGTCCGCGCTTTTCGAAACGATGCGCGGAGATATCCCAGCGTCCGCCGAGATCGAGCGGATGCGGCGACAGAATCGCATTGCCGTGCCGCCACGACGGCTTGAAGACGTTCGGCCCAAGCGCGATTTCGAGTTCGGCCGCGCGTGCGATCTCGGTGGCCTGACAATGCCAGACGTCGCTCAACGGATCGGCGATCGGCGAGCCGAAACTACTGGCGAGGATCGGCGAGGGCATGCGCCGCGCCATCGCTTCCTGTAAAAAATACGCGTCCGCATGGGTCGACTGAACCCAGCGCTGCATCGCCTGCCAGGCCTGAAAGCCGAGCGGCGTGCGGCCCTTATGCAGATTCCAGCTCACCGCGATGAAATCCTTGGGCGCGACGCTCTCGCGGATCAATTCTTCTGGGTTTCGCATGCCGCGTTGTCCACGTGTTCTGTTGGGGCTTCGGTTAGTCGCTTGAGTTTGCCTAAGTTTGCTTAAGCCGGCGTTAATTCGCGCGGGTTTGCCGCCGGGTTGCCTTAGCTCGGGCTGCTCGCAAGACTCGCACGCACGCGATAGACCAGGTTCGGATTCTTGTCGACGATCGTCCAGCTCGTCCACTGGCCGGCCGGCACCGTAAGGCCCGGATGGCTCGCGCTTACCTGTCGCGGTTGCGGCGGCAGCTTGCAACCGGTATCGGTTTGCTGCGCGGTGTCTTCTTCGAACGTTTCCTGGGCTTCGATCGACAGCGTGACCTCTTTTGCATCCGCCTGCAGCGGCGAGACCGTCAGCGTGCGCGTCAGATCGATGCTGCCGCCCGGCTGGTCCTTACAGCCGACGTTATGCTGCACCACCTTGTGATGCGTGTCCGTGCGCGCCTGGCCGACGGTGGTCGTGGCGTCGAATGAATCGATCTGCTGGCCGTCGCGCATGACCTGCAATTGCCATTGCACGACCTGTTGCGGCGACCCTTGTGCGTTCGCAAACAGCGAGGTGCCGAACAGGGCGGCGGCTAGCGCGGTGGCTGACACGGCGGCGATACTGGTTTTCCACATAAAAAGAGTCTCCGGTCTTTGCGTCCGGCAGAGTAGTCAGAGGGCCATCTTACGCCTGATGGGCTGAACGCTTTTCTGACACTTCAAACGGGACCGGGTTCTGCAATACACCATTTCAGGTGGGCGGGGAATCCTCATGGGCGCTTCCCCCGGGGCGTTGCCGGGAGCTGACCGTTGTTAGCAGCAGGGCCGCACGACTGCTGGCTTGCACACGAATATGTCGTCGTTACACTGGACTTGGAACGGCGCCGGCAAGGTACCGCAGCAGCAGGGCCAGTCAGACGGGGTAAGCCATGACAACAGCAATGGTCAAACAGGAAATCGCCGTGGCGTCGTTCAGCCGCGTGTACGACCTCGATCAGGTCGAGCACGCGCTGAACGATCTCGGTGAAGGCGCGAACGAGGCGCTGCGCGCCACTTACGAAAAGATGCTGAAAACCGGCAATATGCGCTTCTGCGTCAAGCCGAACCGGATGCCGTCGATCGACGATCTGATCGACGCGCTGCCCAACTTTTCAGCGCCGCTCGACGACATCCGCAAGCAGGTCGCCTTGTGCCTGGAGACCGAAGACCGGCTCGAACTGATGCCGATCCTGCTGCTCGGCGATCCGGGCATCGGCAAGACGCACTTTGCCAAGCAGTTGGCGCGGCTGCTCGGCACCGCCTATCAATACGTGGCGATGAGTTCGCTGACGGCGGGGTGGATTCTGTCGGGCGCGTCGTCGCAGTGGAAGAACGCGAAGCCGGGCAAGGTGTTCGATGCGCTCGTGAACGGCAGCTACGCGAACCCCGTGATCGCCGTCGACGAAATCGACAAGGCCACCGGCGATTCGCAATACGATCCGCTCGGCGCGCTGTACGCGCTGCTCGAACACGACACGGCGCAGACCTTCATCGACGAATTCGCCGAGATTCCGATCAATGCCGGTCATGTGATCTGGATTGCAACGGCGAATGACGAACGGTCGATTCCTGAGCCGATCCTGAACCGGATGAACGTGTACGAGATTCCGCCGCCGGATCATGACGGCGCACGCCGTATCGCTCAATCGATCTACGACGAGATTCGCTCGGCGCATAACTGGGGTCTGCGCTTTCCCGAAACGCTCGGCGACGCCGCGCTCGACGCGCTGAAGCTTGCCTCGCCCCGTGAAATGCGGCGCGCGATTCTTAATGGCTTCGGCGCCGCGCGCATCGACGGGCGCGATTGGATCGAGCCTGGCGATATCCGGCTGGACTACGGAAATCGACGGAAACCGATCGGGTTTTGAGGTTTTTTGCCCTTTTGGGGGCCAAAAAATCGCCTTTGAAGGATTTTTTGCGATCCCCAATCGGGCGTCTATACCGAAAACGCGATGAATGCTTCGGCAATTGTTTCTGATTACGAGGTGCTAGTGCAAGCCATCAAGCGGCGCCCGGCTCGCGCGAAGAATCGGGCGCAAGGAGCGTCGACGGCGTACACTAATCTTGTCCGGCCCAACCGTTTTAGACCTGCTCAAGACCGAATGCCCGCAGTCATCGCTGCGGGCATTTCTGTCTGTGCGGCGTCGTACAATTTTGTAAAGCGGTTGCGTAAGGCCAGGTGCGTTCGACAGCGAGCGGTGTGCGGTTCTCGATAGCCGTACCCTGTCTTCATGGTTATCGGGTGAACGAGGCAGCGCGCGGCGAAGTCGGCCGCGTCAAGGGACATGGATCAAATCGAATGTGTAGTGATCGGCGCAGGCGTGATCGGTCTCGCGGTGGCGCGCGCTCTCGCGGCGCGCGGGCGCGAGGTGATCGTGCTGGAAGCGGCCGAAGCGATTGGCGTAGGCACCAGTTCGCGCAATAGCGAAGTGATTCACGCGGGGATCTACTATCCGCGCGGCTCGCTGAAAGCAGCGCTTTGTGTGCGCGGCCGCGAGATGCTCTACGACTACTGCGTCGAGCACAACGTGCCGCATTCGCGCTGCGGCAAACTGCTGGTGGCCACCTCGCGCAACCAGATTCCTCAGCTTGAAAGCATCATGGCGAAGGGCCGTGACAACGGCGTGCTCGACCTGATGCGGATCAACGGCGACCAGGCACAAGCGCTCGAACCCGCGCTCGAATGTGTGGAGGCCGTGTTCTCGCCGCAGACCGGCATTGTCGATAGTCACCAGTTGATGCTGGCGATTCAGGGCGACGCCGAGCGCGACGGCGCGGTGTGTGCGTTCCATGCACCAGTCGAGGCGATCGAGGCGAGCAACGGCCGCTTCATCATCAAGGTGGGCGGCGGCGCGCCGGCCACGATCAGCGCCGCCTGCGTGATCAATAGCGCCGGTTTGCAGGCGAACGCGCTGGCGCGCAAGATTCGCGGCCTCGACGCGCGCCATGTGCCGCCGCTCTACCTCGCGCGCGGCAATTACTTCAGCATCTCGGGGCGCGCGCCGTTCAGCAGGCTGATCTATCCGATGCCGAACGAAGCTGGCCTCGGCGTGCATCTGACGATCGATCTCGGTGGCCAGACGCGCTTCGGTCCCGATGTCGAATGGGTCGACGCGATCAATTACGACGTCGATCCGCATCGCGCGGATTCCTTTTACTCGGCGATTCGCGCCTACTGGCCCGCGCTGCCCGACGATGCCTTGCAGCCCGCTTATGCGGGGATTCGTCCCAAGCTCTCCGGCCCGGGCGAGCCCGCCGCCGATTTCGTGATTCAAGGTCCGGCCGCGCATGGCGTGCGCGGGCTCGTCAATCTGTTCGGTATCGAGTCGCCGGGACTCACGGCCTCGCTGGCGATTGCGCAGCGCGTCTGCGAAGTGAGCGGGCGCGCCTAATCGTCGCACCCCGGGTTTTCACCCGGGCGCCTGCACTACGCGATCAACCGGCATGCCGCGCTCGATATTCGAGCGCGGCGTCGTACCAATTCGCTTATCTCTACCATTTGAGCGCTCACGCGCGACAGCTTCGTTGCTATCCTTGGGGACCGCTGTCATCAGAACGGCGATCAGTTCAATATAAATGGAGTGAGTCCCCATGAAATCTTCCCGTCGTACGTTTTTGATCACCAGCATTGGTGTGGCATCCACTTTCGCGCTGTCGCGCCAGGCTTTCGCCGACGCACCGAAGGTTGCCGAGACCGATCCGACCGCACAAGCGCTCGGCTACAAAGCCGACGCGACCAAAGTCGACAAGGCAAAGTTCGCAAAGTACGTTGCAGGCCAGGACTGCGGCAACTGCAGCTTCTATCAAGGCAAGCCGACCGACGCCTACGCAGGCTGCCCGATGTTCGCGGGCAAGCAGGTCGCGAGCACGGGTTGGTGCAGCGCATATAACAAGAAGGCCTGATCAAGCTCCAGCTGCGCGCGCATTCAGTGGCGCGGCAAGTGCGCTGCAACATGACGGCGCCGGACTACGGTTCAATCATCGAGGCGTCTGCCGTCCTGCACGGCAGACGCCTTTTTGCTGCTTGAAAACAGCTTGCGCGCTCTTTACACTCCATGCGATTGCGGTCAGCGCTGCCTTTTTCTTAGTCACTCTTCCAAGGCGCGCTAACGCGCATCTACGCT
The sequence above is drawn from the Paraburkholderia sp. BL23I1N1 genome and encodes:
- a CDS encoding high-potential iron-sulfur protein — translated: MKSSRRTFLITSIGVASTFALSRQAFADAPKVAETDPTAQALGYKADATKVDKAKFAKYVAGQDCGNCSFYQGKPTDAYAGCPMFAGKQVASTGWCSAYNKKA
- a CDS encoding endonuclease/exonuclease/phosphatase family protein yields the protein MRNPEELIRESVAPKDFIAVSWNLHKGRTPLGFQAWQAMQRWVQSTHADAYFLQEAMARRMPSPILASSFGSPIADPLSDVWHCQATEIARAAELEIALGPNVFKPSWRHGNAILSPHPLDLGGRWDISAHRFEKRGLLVARATFGGHSVTLLCAHLALTRSARLRQMSWIAHWIAKEAPEGPLVLAGDFNDWRNDSVPLFAEHGLQEVATLLGESGRTFPAFSPALALDKMFVRGMAPVEWIQPTQETAWLSDHLPYMARLRVE
- a CDS encoding NAD(P)/FAD-dependent oxidoreductase — protein: MDQIECVVIGAGVIGLAVARALAARGREVIVLEAAEAIGVGTSSRNSEVIHAGIYYPRGSLKAALCVRGREMLYDYCVEHNVPHSRCGKLLVATSRNQIPQLESIMAKGRDNGVLDLMRINGDQAQALEPALECVEAVFSPQTGIVDSHQLMLAIQGDAERDGAVCAFHAPVEAIEASNGRFIIKVGGGAPATISAACVINSAGLQANALARKIRGLDARHVPPLYLARGNYFSISGRAPFSRLIYPMPNEAGLGVHLTIDLGGQTRFGPDVEWVDAINYDVDPHRADSFYSAIRAYWPALPDDALQPAYAGIRPKLSGPGEPAADFVIQGPAAHGVRGLVNLFGIESPGLTASLAIAQRVCEVSGRA
- a CDS encoding AAA family ATPase; translation: MTTAMVKQEIAVASFSRVYDLDQVEHALNDLGEGANEALRATYEKMLKTGNMRFCVKPNRMPSIDDLIDALPNFSAPLDDIRKQVALCLETEDRLELMPILLLGDPGIGKTHFAKQLARLLGTAYQYVAMSSLTAGWILSGASSQWKNAKPGKVFDALVNGSYANPVIAVDEIDKATGDSQYDPLGALYALLEHDTAQTFIDEFAEIPINAGHVIWIATANDERSIPEPILNRMNVYEIPPPDHDGARRIAQSIYDEIRSAHNWGLRFPETLGDAALDALKLASPREMRRAILNGFGAARIDGRDWIEPGDIRLDYGNRRKPIGF